From a region of the Corallococcus coralloides DSM 2259 genome:
- a CDS encoding cupin domain-containing protein, whose amino-acid sequence MASPHLIHAEDVPWTELAHGSRVALKRKQLGAAAHGRKLGCSLVELPPGRRSWPLHYHLGNEEAVYVLSGTGSLRLGTETLPVREGDYVALPPGAECAHQLINDGPEPLRYLCFSTMEAPDVLVYPDSKKVGVFAGAAPGGDKAARTLMAYLPLDAQVDYWEGEEP is encoded by the coding sequence ATGGCCTCGCCCCACCTCATCCATGCCGAAGACGTTCCCTGGACCGAGCTCGCCCACGGCAGCCGCGTCGCGCTCAAGCGCAAGCAGCTGGGCGCCGCCGCGCACGGGCGCAAGCTCGGGTGCAGCCTGGTGGAGCTTCCGCCGGGCCGCCGCTCATGGCCGCTGCACTACCACCTGGGCAATGAAGAGGCCGTCTACGTCCTGTCCGGCACGGGCTCGCTGCGGCTGGGAACGGAGACGCTGCCCGTGCGCGAAGGGGACTACGTCGCGCTGCCGCCGGGCGCGGAGTGCGCGCACCAGCTCATCAACGACGGTCCGGAGCCGCTGCGCTACCTGTGCTTCTCCACCATGGAGGCGCCGGACGTGCTCGTGTACCCGGACTCGAAGAAGGTGGGCGTCTTCGCGGGCGCGGCGCCCGGAGGCGACAAGGCCGCGCGCACGCTGATGGCGTATCTGCCCCTGGACGCGCAGGTGGATTACTGGGAGGGCGAGGAGCCCTGA
- a CDS encoding ArsR/SmtB family transcription factor, protein MATPSALDRTLAALADPTRRGVVDRLRRRPHPAGELAAAFDMSPPAMSRHLRVLRQTGLVEERIDADDARVRVYSLRPEPFAALRGWLDEVESFWGDPFGAFKAHAERTRGTKPSGGRKSGRPLPPTAPSRPRPT, encoded by the coding sequence ATGGCCACCCCGTCCGCGCTCGACCGCACCCTGGCCGCCCTCGCCGACCCCACGCGCCGGGGCGTCGTGGACCGGCTGCGCCGCCGGCCCCACCCCGCCGGAGAGCTGGCCGCCGCGTTCGACATGAGCCCCCCGGCCATGTCCCGCCACCTGCGCGTGCTGCGCCAGACGGGGCTCGTGGAGGAGCGCATCGACGCGGACGATGCGCGCGTGCGCGTCTACTCGCTGCGCCCGGAGCCCTTCGCCGCCCTGCGCGGCTGGCTCGACGAGGTGGAGTCCTTCTGGGGAGACCCGTTCGGCGCCTTCAAGGCCCACGCCGAACGCACCCGCGGCACGAAGCCCTCCGGGGGCCGCAAGTCAGGACGGCCCCTTCCGCCGACCGCGCCCTCGCGCCCCCGCCCCACTTGA
- a CDS encoding helix-turn-helix transcriptional regulator, with product MKTHPRGPLASGRVRKKPRAAPASAAALSRRQLERKLAVSVGAAARAARLRAGLTQADVADRVGIASEVYGRLERGKMMPSVPTLFRLCLALQLSADASLGLALAAAAGAGLWEEDSTDKDDLPEMRRLLRAVRRLPRPQLKLMSLVASAILPTRR from the coding sequence GTGAAAACCCACCCCCGAGGTCCTCTCGCATCCGGCCGCGTCCGGAAGAAGCCCCGTGCGGCGCCCGCGTCGGCGGCGGCGCTGTCGCGGCGGCAGTTGGAGCGCAAGCTGGCGGTCAGCGTGGGGGCGGCGGCCCGGGCCGCGCGGCTGCGGGCTGGCCTCACGCAGGCGGACGTGGCGGATCGCGTCGGCATCGCGTCGGAGGTCTACGGCCGGCTGGAGCGGGGCAAGATGATGCCCAGCGTCCCCACGCTGTTCCGCCTGTGCCTGGCGCTGCAGCTGTCCGCGGACGCGTCCCTGGGGCTGGCCCTGGCGGCGGCGGCGGGCGCGGGGCTGTGGGAGGAGGACTCCACGGACAAGGACGACCTGCCGGAGATGCGCCGCCTGCTGCGCGCGGTGCGCCGGCTGCCGCGCCCCCAGCTCAAGCTGATGAGCCTGGTGGCCAGCGCCATCCTGCCTACGCGCCGGTAA
- a CDS encoding TonB-dependent receptor domain-containing protein, translating into MTFAKRSTPWHAAALALSLCLSWLALPARAQSPEADPGSARLGDALDAGLPVAEENLTPGAAPRSLDAPWTEGDGGTVAKEADLQRTPDGGWAVEPGEAAAGADGGPALAAFVPPSLVGDSPAPYPPRLVGEGVAGTVKLELLVDEAGEVDTATLVEGVHPLLNEAALHAAPSLRFSPAMMEGQPVAVRLSFEYRFEAPVPVATDADGGTLVPQGPITLKGLVRQKGNRRPLIGATLVSDAAPDSPVQTDENGRFEARFPTGGQAVRVFAPGHKPGLFREALKASESLEVVYGLEPLVVNPYETVVRGDRERTEVSRITLHDAELREVPGTMGDPFRVVMLLPGVGSMLSGVAYPVVRGSQPASTGYFLDGIRIPILFHLFLGPAVIHPDFLDAIDFYPGSPPPQYGRLMGGAIDGRLTRPRDDRVHGSAYADFINAGFFIETPFKSTGTSVSLAGRYSYTPWIIALAANQLQDPPPPGRTNPKVVLDFWDYQARVEQDVGRGKLRLFAFGSSDTFGSEAQDDQGDTALQSVAFHRVDLRGRHPLGKGEFEIGGTWGMDRFAVVSRGPDNGNEIYIDQGNFSGRLGYSVPLDERLLLRAGADLEHKRAIVDVLSVENGQEVEEDTVRVPVALATFTGAYAEGVWTPNDRWTVVPGLRLDSYHLSGGFDHKVLEPRLTVRHKLTDTVTLKGGAGIFHQPPTTLISLPVVDVGSLLLGLQEGVQLSTGVEWKAFDKWEVGLDVYVNPMLRTIELTPFSDEGLTDDLDDIGGEPDEPPPAPGGGGVRQDGFRRVRARQINVDGPPISRDDWDLPDFTSHGLAYGLELLIRYPLGNNWFGWLSYSLQRSTRRTTFYRYDSSGRAISEDTADLPFAFDQTHILNLVVSHKFSNNITLGGVLHFNSGRPEYGTLGSQTHREGVDTDGRPTWVQVDRDQVDRLPAFFRFDLRVSKAWAYETFSLEAYLDMLNVTLNTETLGFDYLGGGYSRQPLTKSAVGLPIALPIIGVKGRY; encoded by the coding sequence ATGACCTTCGCGAAGAGGAGCACGCCCTGGCACGCCGCCGCGCTGGCGCTTTCCCTGTGCCTGTCGTGGCTGGCGCTCCCGGCTCGGGCTCAATCCCCTGAAGCGGACCCTGGCAGTGCCCGGCTGGGCGACGCCCTGGACGCGGGCCTGCCTGTCGCGGAGGAGAACCTCACCCCCGGCGCCGCCCCGCGGAGCCTGGACGCGCCGTGGACGGAAGGGGACGGAGGCACGGTCGCGAAGGAGGCGGACCTCCAGCGCACCCCGGACGGTGGCTGGGCGGTGGAGCCCGGCGAGGCCGCCGCGGGCGCGGACGGAGGTCCCGCGCTGGCCGCCTTCGTGCCGCCCTCGCTGGTGGGGGACTCGCCCGCGCCGTACCCGCCCCGGCTGGTGGGCGAGGGCGTGGCGGGCACGGTGAAGCTGGAGCTGCTGGTGGACGAGGCGGGCGAGGTGGACACCGCCACGCTGGTGGAGGGCGTGCACCCGCTGCTCAACGAGGCCGCGCTGCACGCGGCGCCTTCCCTGCGCTTCTCTCCCGCGATGATGGAGGGCCAGCCCGTCGCGGTGCGCCTGTCCTTCGAGTACCGCTTCGAGGCGCCCGTCCCGGTAGCGACAGACGCGGACGGCGGCACGCTCGTGCCGCAAGGTCCCATCACCCTCAAGGGGCTGGTGCGGCAGAAGGGCAACCGCCGGCCGTTGATTGGGGCGACGCTGGTGTCGGACGCGGCGCCGGACTCGCCGGTGCAGACGGACGAGAACGGCCGCTTCGAGGCGCGCTTCCCCACGGGCGGTCAGGCGGTGCGCGTGTTCGCCCCCGGCCACAAGCCCGGCCTGTTCCGCGAGGCGCTGAAGGCCAGCGAGTCGCTGGAGGTCGTCTACGGCCTGGAGCCGCTCGTGGTGAACCCCTACGAGACGGTGGTGCGCGGCGACCGTGAGCGCACGGAGGTGAGCCGCATCACGCTGCACGACGCGGAGCTGCGCGAAGTGCCCGGCACCATGGGCGACCCGTTCCGCGTGGTGATGCTGCTGCCGGGCGTGGGCAGCATGCTGTCCGGCGTGGCGTACCCGGTGGTGCGCGGCAGCCAGCCCGCGTCCACGGGCTACTTCCTGGATGGCATCCGCATCCCCATCCTCTTCCACCTGTTCCTGGGGCCCGCGGTCATCCACCCGGACTTCCTGGACGCCATCGACTTCTATCCGGGCTCGCCGCCGCCGCAGTACGGCCGGCTGATGGGCGGCGCCATCGACGGGCGCCTCACCCGGCCTCGCGATGACCGCGTGCACGGCAGCGCCTACGCGGACTTCATCAACGCGGGCTTCTTCATCGAGACGCCCTTCAAGTCCACCGGCACCAGCGTCAGCCTCGCGGGCCGCTATTCCTATACGCCGTGGATCATCGCGCTCGCGGCCAATCAGTTGCAGGACCCGCCGCCGCCGGGGCGCACCAACCCCAAGGTGGTGTTGGACTTCTGGGACTATCAGGCCCGCGTGGAGCAGGACGTGGGGCGGGGCAAGCTGCGGCTGTTTGCCTTTGGCTCGTCGGACACCTTCGGCTCGGAGGCGCAGGACGACCAGGGCGACACCGCGCTCCAGTCCGTCGCCTTCCACCGCGTGGACCTGCGCGGCCGCCACCCGCTGGGCAAGGGCGAGTTCGAGATTGGCGGCACCTGGGGCATGGACCGCTTCGCCGTCGTGTCGCGCGGGCCGGACAACGGGAACGAAATCTACATCGACCAGGGCAACTTCTCCGGGCGCCTGGGCTACAGCGTGCCGCTGGATGAGCGGCTCCTGCTGCGCGCGGGCGCGGACCTGGAGCACAAGCGCGCCATCGTGGACGTGCTCTCGGTGGAGAACGGCCAGGAGGTGGAGGAGGACACGGTGCGCGTGCCCGTGGCGCTGGCCACCTTCACCGGCGCGTACGCGGAAGGGGTGTGGACGCCCAATGACAGATGGACGGTGGTGCCCGGCCTGCGCCTGGACAGCTACCACCTGTCCGGCGGGTTCGACCACAAGGTCCTCGAGCCGCGCCTCACCGTGCGCCACAAGCTCACCGACACCGTGACGCTCAAGGGCGGCGCGGGCATCTTCCACCAGCCGCCCACCACCCTCATCAGCCTGCCGGTGGTGGACGTGGGCAGTCTGTTGTTGGGCCTCCAGGAGGGCGTGCAGCTCTCCACGGGCGTGGAGTGGAAGGCCTTCGACAAGTGGGAGGTGGGGCTGGATGTCTATGTGAACCCCATGCTGCGCACCATCGAGCTCACGCCCTTCTCCGACGAGGGCCTGACGGACGACCTGGATGACATTGGCGGTGAGCCGGACGAGCCGCCGCCCGCGCCCGGGGGTGGGGGCGTCCGCCAGGATGGCTTCCGCCGGGTGCGCGCGCGGCAGATCAACGTGGATGGACCGCCCATCAGCCGGGACGACTGGGACCTGCCGGACTTCACCAGCCATGGCCTGGCGTATGGGTTGGAGTTGCTCATCCGCTACCCGCTGGGGAACAACTGGTTCGGCTGGCTTTCGTACAGCCTCCAGCGCAGCACGCGGCGCACCACCTTCTATCGATATGACTCGTCAGGTCGGGCCATCTCCGAGGACACCGCGGACCTGCCCTTCGCGTTCGACCAGACACACATCCTGAACCTGGTGGTCAGCCACAAGTTCTCCAACAACATCACCCTGGGAGGCGTGCTCCACTTCAACAGCGGACGCCCGGAGTACGGCACCCTGGGAAGCCAGACGCACCGCGAGGGCGTGGACACCGACGGCCGCCCCACGTGGGTGCAGGTGGATCGCGATCAGGTGGACCGGCTGCCGGCCTTCTTCCGCTTCGACCTGCGCGTCTCCAAGGCCTGGGCCTACGAGACCTTCAGCCTGGAGGCCTACCTGGACATGCTCAACGTCACCCTCAACACGGAGACGCTGGGCTTCGACTACCTGGGCGGCGGCTACAGCCGGCAACCCCTGACCAAGAGTGCGGTGGGACTGCCCATCGCCCTGCCCATCATCGGCGTCAAGGGCCGGTACTGA
- a CDS encoding ATP-binding protein gives MAPAWELSADSETPCILLEPLHGETGEALDFRWTSMNVPAEGWVRSLELGRHVSLWTREGAALFDVATFVRVLMRGVPHVGLLPGDAAGRRYVVVRHGEGLALWLLPRDEGQAADAHQAERERAARQEVEAALARAEQTVSALREAEERYRLATRATHDVLWDWHFATDHVRWDPGTGNAFGHATSVLEHKLGWWGERVHDEDRDRVVDRLVEFVASTGDVWSEEYRFQRADGSWAHVLDRGVLARDDEGRPVRMIGSMMDVTERTRQLETMVEEARFRERFIGILGHDLRNPLNAIVLSARAQKRRGPLECTPEQYRQHAQRIEASATRMGNMIADLLDLTRARLAGGIPLRKGPTDLGAVCQQVVDELSAAYPDRAVAVDVDGKAEGEWDSERLAQVLSNLVGNALEHGSPDAPVFLRCWTKGEHQVLEVQNPGNPIPEELRERLFDPFRQGEGEREQGGRRNSGLGLGLFIVKEIVQAHGGTVEVTSTQKEGTTFTVRLPRPPRPKAKAKAGRSRTRTA, from the coding sequence ATGGCTCCGGCATGGGAACTGTCCGCTGACAGCGAGACGCCCTGCATCCTCCTCGAGCCGCTGCACGGGGAGACGGGCGAAGCGCTCGATTTCCGGTGGACGTCCATGAACGTGCCGGCGGAAGGCTGGGTGCGCTCCCTGGAGCTGGGCCGTCACGTGTCCCTATGGACGCGGGAGGGCGCCGCGCTGTTCGACGTGGCGACGTTCGTGCGCGTGCTGATGCGCGGTGTTCCGCATGTGGGCCTCCTGCCGGGGGACGCGGCGGGGCGGCGGTACGTGGTGGTGCGGCACGGAGAGGGATTGGCGCTGTGGCTGCTGCCTCGCGACGAGGGGCAGGCGGCGGACGCGCATCAGGCGGAGCGGGAGCGGGCGGCGCGGCAGGAGGTGGAGGCGGCGCTGGCCCGGGCGGAGCAGACGGTGAGCGCGCTGCGCGAGGCGGAGGAGCGCTACCGGCTGGCCACGCGCGCCACGCATGACGTGCTGTGGGACTGGCACTTCGCCACGGACCACGTGCGGTGGGACCCGGGCACGGGCAATGCGTTCGGCCACGCCACGTCCGTGCTGGAGCACAAGCTGGGCTGGTGGGGCGAGCGCGTGCACGACGAGGACCGGGACCGGGTGGTGGACCGGCTGGTGGAGTTCGTCGCGTCCACGGGCGACGTCTGGAGCGAGGAGTACCGCTTCCAGCGCGCGGACGGCAGCTGGGCGCATGTGTTGGACCGGGGCGTGCTGGCGCGCGACGACGAGGGGCGCCCGGTGCGGATGATTGGCTCCATGATGGACGTCACCGAGCGCACCCGCCAGCTGGAGACGATGGTGGAGGAGGCGCGCTTCCGCGAGCGCTTCATCGGCATCCTGGGGCATGACCTGCGCAATCCGCTGAACGCCATCGTGCTGTCCGCGCGGGCGCAGAAGCGCCGGGGGCCGCTGGAGTGCACGCCGGAGCAGTACCGGCAGCATGCGCAGCGGATCGAGGCGTCCGCGACGCGCATGGGGAACATGATCGCGGACCTGCTGGATTTGACGCGCGCTCGCCTGGCCGGCGGCATCCCGCTGCGCAAGGGCCCCACGGACCTGGGGGCGGTGTGTCAGCAGGTGGTGGACGAATTGTCCGCGGCGTACCCGGACCGCGCGGTGGCGGTGGACGTGGACGGCAAGGCGGAAGGGGAGTGGGACTCGGAGCGGCTGGCGCAGGTGCTCTCCAACCTGGTGGGCAACGCGCTGGAGCACGGCAGCCCGGACGCGCCGGTGTTCCTGCGCTGCTGGACCAAGGGTGAGCACCAGGTGCTGGAGGTGCAGAACCCCGGCAATCCCATCCCGGAGGAATTGCGCGAGCGGCTGTTTGATCCATTCCGCCAGGGCGAGGGCGAGCGCGAGCAGGGCGGCAGGCGCAACAGCGGGCTGGGGTTGGGGTTGTTCATCGTGAAGGAGATCGTCCAGGCGCACGGGGGGACGGTGGAGGTGACGTCGACGCAGAAGGAAGGCACGACGTTCACGGTGCGGCTGCCGCGGCCGCCGCGCCCGAAGGCGAAGGCGAAGGCCGGCCGGAGCCGGACGCGGACTGCCTGA
- a CDS encoding metallophosphoesterase, whose amino-acid sequence MTTDVSSEEGASRRARRSAGAPGWRWVLSLLLGLGLPVALHVYIGLRLFTAPGWPAPWAAVGWGLLGLCFLVLLAGFRAARREATGFSRVIQWGAYLWLGAFGVFLTAVLASDVVGAALSLSGTVTDMHALARGRAAAVLGTVVPAVAFAFVTARGRARVERTTVALQDLGPGLEGIRVVQLSDVHVGPTLDGVWLQRVVDQVNALKPDLVAITGDLVDGSVDELRDQMTSLASLEAPLGVYYVTGNHEFYHGARAWMAEVARLGITVLTNEHRVVERGGAKLVVAGVTDHDAGHIDPPLESRPDLALAGAPPDVPRLLLAHQPRTALSLQGLRVDLQLSGHTHGGQIFPFMFFVKLQQPVVQGLATVAGTRVYTHRGTGYWGPPMRLGPSPEIAVLTLVGAPRSDGDSSQA is encoded by the coding sequence GTGACGACGGACGTGTCCTCGGAAGAAGGTGCTTCGCGGCGGGCCCGGCGCTCGGCTGGGGCTCCGGGCTGGCGGTGGGTGCTGTCCCTCCTCCTGGGGTTGGGCCTGCCCGTCGCGCTGCACGTCTACATCGGCCTGCGCCTCTTCACCGCGCCCGGCTGGCCCGCCCCCTGGGCCGCCGTGGGCTGGGGGCTCCTGGGCCTCTGCTTCCTCGTCCTGCTGGCGGGTTTCCGCGCCGCCCGCCGTGAGGCCACCGGCTTCTCCCGCGTCATCCAGTGGGGCGCGTACCTCTGGCTGGGCGCGTTCGGCGTGTTCCTCACCGCCGTGCTCGCCTCGGACGTCGTCGGCGCGGCGCTGTCCCTTTCCGGCACCGTCACCGACATGCACGCGCTCGCCCGGGGCCGCGCGGCCGCCGTGCTGGGCACCGTCGTGCCCGCCGTGGCCTTCGCCTTCGTCACCGCGCGCGGCAGGGCCCGCGTGGAGCGCACCACCGTGGCGCTCCAGGACCTGGGCCCGGGCCTGGAAGGCATCCGTGTCGTGCAGCTGTCCGACGTGCACGTGGGCCCCACCCTGGACGGCGTGTGGCTCCAGCGCGTGGTGGACCAGGTCAACGCCCTGAAGCCGGACCTCGTCGCCATCACCGGGGACCTGGTGGACGGCTCCGTGGACGAGCTGCGCGACCAGATGACGTCGCTCGCGTCCCTCGAGGCCCCGCTGGGCGTCTACTACGTCACCGGAAACCACGAGTTCTACCACGGCGCCCGCGCCTGGATGGCCGAGGTCGCCCGGCTGGGCATCACCGTCCTCACCAACGAACACCGCGTCGTGGAGCGCGGCGGCGCGAAGCTCGTCGTCGCGGGCGTCACCGACCACGACGCCGGCCACATCGATCCGCCCCTGGAGAGCCGCCCCGACCTCGCGCTCGCCGGTGCCCCTCCGGACGTGCCCCGCCTGCTCTTGGCCCACCAGCCCCGCACCGCCCTGTCCCTGCAGGGCCTGCGCGTGGACCTCCAGCTGTCCGGCCACACCCACGGCGGGCAGATCTTCCCCTTCATGTTCTTCGTGAAGCTCCAGCAGCCCGTCGTCCAGGGCCTGGCCACTGTCGCCGGGACCCGGGTCTATACGCACCGCGGCACGGGCTACTGGGGGCCCCCCATGCGCCTGGGCCCCTCCCCGGAGATCGCAGTCCTCACCCTGGTAGGAGCTCCCCGTTCTGACGGTGATTCAAGCCAAGCTTGA
- a CDS encoding VOC family protein — MKPIPEDWPRISSSLFYVDAPAAIDWLERAFGFQTRLKVEGADNTIVHAELAYGDGVIMVNSSGRHGLHQSPRLHGGVNTQTLTVYVDDVDAHCAQARAAGADILQEPETKNYGDDWGTNRTYGAQDLEGHRWWFTQRVFTPK, encoded by the coding sequence ATGAAGCCCATCCCCGAGGACTGGCCGCGCATCTCCTCCAGCCTCTTCTACGTGGACGCTCCCGCCGCCATCGACTGGCTGGAGCGCGCGTTCGGCTTCCAGACGCGCCTCAAGGTGGAGGGCGCGGACAACACCATCGTGCACGCGGAGCTGGCCTACGGCGACGGCGTCATCATGGTGAACTCCTCCGGGCGCCACGGCCTCCACCAGAGCCCGCGCCTGCACGGGGGCGTCAACACGCAGACGCTCACGGTCTACGTGGACGACGTGGACGCCCACTGCGCCCAGGCGCGCGCGGCCGGCGCCGACATCCTCCAGGAGCCCGAGACCAAGAACTACGGCGACGACTGGGGCACCAACCGCACCTACGGCGCCCAGGACCTCGAAGGCCACCGCTGGTGGTTCACCCAGCGCGTCTTCACGCCGAAGTAG
- the agmC gene encoding adventurous gliding motility protein AgmC produces MRITLALIVGLLLAQVARAEPDSFDLGTGRDGVLNLNVGQGIALSSHAPLGKSVAEGGLELVVSGLKIAAGDLVMIHESTGLSSSADVGNTKPVSLTGSVTLGRWELARVEKVSSSTPALLTLTAPLRYAYATGRAQVVRVPEYSDVVIQEGARLTVSPWNGKSGGILAMLVSGKVVNEGRIDADGLGYLGGVFRAAADLNGCTELELEQGKGGSARGEGVAGTASRTGLATGRGNLTNGGGGGNCAAAGGGGGGHGGVGGIGGRTATGDGARDQGGLGGAALSYSVFERFTFGGGGGAGQGSDEAGSNGAAGGGVVFIRATAFDGKGVYSASGSTAGASTGNDGAGGGGAGGAVVLRAVDILNCGGVEARGGAGGNTQLDKQPFGPGGGGAGGRILLEGKTLACAPNASAGSAGVSAYPGADSYGAGPDAGTSTGTVQEVAQPFQVPVTPVITAPVSGEASTTTRPRFEGTAGTTGPVVHIVVDGREIGATVPGSDGRFTYEPTAPLSAGVHDVVAWAESLGVASKPSTPVRFTTPAVVLADGGVVQMAVLVVPSNGDTVGPTPLFAGTAPNGTSVGVVIDDGPDNIVPLDLLGRFRYQVPDSAPLSVGTHKVTVHSHNEAGDDGPYSDVVGFEVVVAGADGGTDGGTDAGAVDPATPMVLVPEEGATVDPTFMFVGVALPGTTVRLEVDGAALATATADDEGVFRHVLTADTALAKGAHKVVAQVVTAQGEAGLRSPEVGFQVRGPTDLDVGCGCGSAPAGMISLWALVGLGALVRRRRMRS; encoded by the coding sequence ATGCGCATCACGCTGGCTCTCATCGTTGGATTGCTCCTGGCGCAGGTCGCTCGCGCGGAGCCGGATTCCTTTGACCTGGGCACCGGACGCGACGGCGTGCTCAACCTCAACGTGGGACAGGGCATCGCCCTGAGCAGCCACGCCCCGCTGGGAAAGAGCGTCGCGGAAGGGGGCCTGGAGCTGGTCGTGTCCGGCCTCAAGATCGCCGCTGGCGACCTGGTGATGATCCACGAGAGCACCGGCCTGTCCTCCTCGGCGGACGTGGGCAACACGAAGCCCGTGTCGCTGACGGGCAGCGTGACGCTGGGGCGCTGGGAGCTGGCGCGGGTGGAGAAGGTGTCGTCCTCCACGCCCGCCCTCCTCACGCTGACCGCGCCGCTGCGCTACGCGTACGCCACGGGGCGCGCCCAGGTGGTGCGCGTGCCCGAGTACTCCGACGTCGTCATCCAGGAGGGCGCGCGGCTCACCGTGTCGCCGTGGAATGGCAAGTCCGGTGGCATCCTCGCGATGCTGGTGAGTGGGAAGGTGGTCAACGAAGGACGCATCGACGCGGATGGCCTGGGCTACCTGGGCGGTGTCTTCCGGGCCGCCGCCGACCTGAATGGCTGCACGGAGCTGGAGCTGGAGCAGGGCAAGGGTGGATCCGCGCGCGGCGAGGGCGTGGCGGGCACGGCGTCCCGGACTGGCCTCGCCACCGGGCGCGGCAACCTGACCAACGGCGGGGGTGGCGGCAACTGCGCGGCGGCCGGCGGTGGCGGTGGCGGGCACGGCGGCGTGGGGGGCATCGGGGGGCGGACGGCCACGGGGGATGGGGCGCGCGACCAGGGCGGGCTGGGCGGCGCGGCGCTGAGCTACTCCGTGTTCGAGCGCTTCACGTTCGGCGGTGGCGGTGGCGCGGGGCAGGGCTCCGACGAGGCCGGCTCCAACGGCGCCGCGGGCGGCGGCGTGGTGTTCATCCGCGCCACCGCGTTCGACGGCAAGGGCGTCTACAGCGCCTCGGGTTCGACCGCGGGGGCCTCGACGGGCAACGACGGCGCGGGCGGTGGCGGCGCGGGCGGCGCGGTGGTGCTGCGCGCGGTGGACATCCTGAACTGCGGCGGGGTCGAGGCGCGGGGCGGCGCGGGCGGGAACACCCAGCTGGACAAGCAGCCCTTCGGACCGGGCGGTGGCGGCGCCGGGGGCCGCATCCTGCTCGAGGGCAAGACCCTCGCGTGTGCGCCCAATGCGAGCGCGGGCAGCGCGGGCGTGTCCGCCTACCCGGGCGCGGATTCGTACGGCGCGGGGCCGGACGCGGGCACGTCCACGGGGACGGTGCAGGAGGTGGCCCAGCCCTTCCAGGTTCCCGTCACGCCCGTCATCACGGCGCCGGTGTCGGGCGAGGCGTCCACCACCACGCGCCCGCGCTTCGAAGGAACCGCGGGCACGACCGGGCCGGTCGTCCACATCGTCGTGGATGGGCGCGAGATTGGCGCGACGGTGCCAGGGTCGGATGGCCGCTTCACCTACGAGCCCACCGCGCCGCTGAGCGCGGGCGTGCATGACGTCGTCGCGTGGGCGGAGTCGCTGGGCGTGGCGAGCAAGCCCTCCACGCCGGTGCGTTTCACCACGCCCGCGGTGGTGCTCGCGGACGGTGGCGTCGTGCAGATGGCCGTGCTGGTGGTGCCTTCGAACGGGGACACCGTGGGGCCCACGCCGCTGTTCGCCGGCACCGCGCCCAATGGCACCAGCGTGGGTGTGGTCATCGACGACGGACCGGACAACATCGTGCCGTTGGACCTGCTGGGGCGCTTCCGCTACCAGGTGCCGGACTCCGCGCCGCTGAGCGTGGGCACGCACAAGGTCACGGTGCACTCGCACAACGAGGCGGGCGATGACGGGCCGTACTCCGACGTCGTGGGCTTCGAGGTGGTGGTGGCCGGCGCGGACGGCGGAACGGATGGCGGCACCGACGCGGGCGCGGTGGATCCGGCGACGCCCATGGTGCTCGTGCCCGAGGAGGGCGCGACGGTGGATCCGACGTTCATGTTCGTGGGCGTGGCGCTGCCCGGCACGACCGTGCGGCTGGAGGTGGACGGCGCGGCGCTGGCGACCGCCACCGCGGATGACGAAGGCGTCTTCCGCCACGTGCTGACGGCGGACACGGCGCTCGCGAAGGGGGCGCACAAGGTCGTCGCGCAGGTGGTGACGGCGCAGGGCGAGGCGGGGCTGCGCTCACCGGAGGTGGGCTTCCAGGTGCGAGGCCCCACCGACCTGGACGTGGGCTGCGGCTGCGGCTCGGCGCCCGCGGGGATGATCAGCCTCTGGGCGCTGGTGGGATTGGGCGCCCTGGTGCGCCGCCGCCGCATGCGGAGCTGA
- a CDS encoding putative glycolipid-binding domain-containing protein, producing the protein MTARTARPGGAPEGRCLQALTWRRLESPGTEHFELWESAEGPLLTGTVVGVGEGLPLLVRYTVACDPDWHTREARLAVHQGGTRRTLVLQVDDHQRWWRDGREVPELRGCVDVDLSVTPATNTLPIRRLGLEMGQDRDVTAAWVRLPDLSLERLEQRYTRLSSTRYRYESAGGSFVAELDTDALGLVTHYPDGWERVATTDG; encoded by the coding sequence ATGACGGCGCGCACCGCCCGGCCCGGCGGAGCGCCCGAGGGCCGCTGCCTGCAGGCCCTGACCTGGCGGCGCCTGGAGTCCCCCGGCACCGAGCACTTCGAGCTGTGGGAGTCCGCCGAAGGGCCCCTCCTCACCGGCACCGTGGTGGGGGTGGGCGAGGGCTTGCCGCTGCTCGTGCGCTACACCGTGGCGTGCGACCCGGACTGGCACACGCGCGAGGCGCGGCTGGCCGTGCACCAGGGCGGCACGCGGCGCACGCTGGTGCTCCAGGTGGATGACCACCAGCGCTGGTGGCGCGACGGGCGCGAGGTGCCGGAGCTGCGCGGGTGCGTGGACGTGGACCTGAGCGTCACCCCCGCCACCAACACCCTGCCCATCCGCCGGCTGGGACTGGAGATGGGCCAGGACCGGGACGTGACGGCCGCGTGGGTGCGGCTGCCGGACCTGTCCCTGGAGCGGCTGGAGCAGCGCTACACCCGGCTGTCCTCCACCCGCTACCGCTACGAGAGCGCGGGAGGCTCCTTCGTCGCCGAGCTGGACACCGACGCCCTGGGGCTCGTCACGCACTACCCCGACGGATGGGAACGCGTCGCCACGACGGACGGTTGA